In the genome of Cystobacter ferrugineus, one region contains:
- a CDS encoding matrixin family metalloprotease, producing the protein MTKKPTRSWAVPLALLGVVGCTNAEVDDSSESAPKDAHVTAWVPGTPMPTHAHAEGTEHSLEIDWIRQGGSLEDLTDHSALVIRGQVESTRFDVIRTYAQSKSETQPSGEESGISSDLPVTIATVRIGDIARSSMALESASGGTIAQGTTVDVMFPGGLLSDGCTLAPKDNPLPKVGEQAVLFLTPQGGTEPMAARSMTGVYSVTGGPMGRVQVQDDLVQGEPVDALLDRVEARARAVQYMGPDTRKVPAQEPTAQNWCGVRLFGYKWCRRPANITYTDYTSTRWPVGDALNAWMYTGVSNSLYLYWRSSGTSDVMVYEGYYGYTGWYGYTWNSASGGCMSGSTVKLNNTYHTGSHYAKTVAIHEIGHTIGIEHHTNCNSIMYTDPTQCAASITSCDAQVASQLYPY; encoded by the coding sequence ATGACGAAGAAACCTACGCGTTCTTGGGCCGTACCACTGGCGCTCCTGGGCGTGGTTGGATGCACCAACGCCGAGGTCGATGACTCGAGCGAGTCCGCTCCGAAGGACGCTCACGTGACGGCGTGGGTGCCCGGGACGCCGATGCCCACCCATGCGCACGCCGAAGGAACGGAGCACTCGCTCGAGATCGACTGGATCCGCCAGGGAGGATCGCTCGAGGACTTGACCGACCACTCGGCGTTGGTCATCCGCGGTCAGGTGGAGTCCACGCGCTTCGATGTCATCCGCACCTACGCGCAGTCCAAGTCGGAGACGCAGCCCTCCGGCGAGGAGAGCGGCATCTCCAGCGACCTTCCGGTGACCATCGCGACCGTGAGGATCGGCGACATCGCGCGCTCCTCGATGGCGCTCGAGAGCGCCTCGGGCGGCACGATCGCGCAGGGCACCACCGTGGACGTCATGTTCCCCGGCGGACTGCTCTCCGACGGATGCACGCTCGCGCCGAAAGACAACCCGCTGCCGAAGGTGGGCGAGCAGGCGGTCCTCTTCCTCACGCCGCAAGGGGGCACCGAGCCCATGGCCGCGCGCTCCATGACGGGCGTCTATTCCGTGACCGGCGGACCCATGGGTCGAGTCCAGGTGCAGGACGATCTCGTCCAAGGCGAGCCGGTCGACGCGCTGCTCGACCGGGTCGAGGCCCGCGCGCGGGCCGTCCAGTACATGGGCCCCGACACGCGCAAGGTGCCTGCCCAGGAGCCGACTGCCCAGAACTGGTGTGGGGTTCGACTCTTTGGCTACAAGTGGTGCCGGAGGCCCGCGAACATCACCTACACGGACTACACGAGCACGCGTTGGCCCGTCGGCGACGCCTTGAACGCATGGATGTACACGGGCGTCTCGAACAGCTTGTACCTCTACTGGCGTTCCAGCGGCACCTCCGATGTCATGGTTTACGAGGGCTACTACGGCTACACCGGCTGGTACGGGTACACCTGGAACTCCGCATCGGGCGGCTGCATGAGCGGAAGCACGGTGAAGCTGAACAACACGTACCACACGGGCTCGCACTACGCGAAGACCGTCGCGATCCACGAAATCGGGCACACCATCGGCATCGAACACCATACGAACTGCAACTCGATCATGTACACGGACCCCACCCAGTGCGCGGCCTCCATCACGTCCTGCGACGCGCAGGTGGCGTCGCAGCTCTATCCGTACTGA
- a CDS encoding APC family permease produces the protein MSLTRLLFGRPIPNGEEEEERIGSLAGIPVLGLDALASAAYGPEAALTVLLVLGTGGLRYIVPLMLVIVAVLLIVQFSYRQTIAAYPDGGGSYSVARENLGRKSAMLAAAALALDYILNVAVAISAGVGALVSAVPALFPHMLLLCLALLALLTLVNLRGVRTTGLIFMSPTYLFVGCLGVTLLVGMVKVLGAHGSPQPVVQPSPLPAGISSASLWLLAHAFASGCTAMTGVEAVSNGIPIFREPRTHRAQRTLAAIVGILVALLGGVALLSHAYGIGATPPGQEGYQSVLSQLIAAVAGRGAFYYVGIAAIVSVLCLSANTSFADFPRVCRVLALDGYLPAAFAHAGRRMVYSTGIIILSLLSGALLVVFGGVTDHLIPLFAVGALSAFTLSQTGMVLHWRRVGGERARRFIWVNGVGAVTTGVTLCVVAVAKFTEGAWLTLVFIPLAYLLFRATHAHYTRVERVTAANRPMEVGPLSPPVVVVPMKRLDQVTEKGLRFALTISPEVHAVQVRAHPRECGDLAARWKSHVEEPLRSAGLPMPRLVVLDSTYRQLVDPLLGYVRELSAAHPESFIAVIVPELIERRWYHFLLHSHTATLLKMMLLFRGGPRVVVINAPWYLRERRRSAASTSMPPRRSVSSRPSPS, from the coding sequence ATGTCGCTGACAAGGCTTCTTTTTGGAAGGCCCATTCCGAACGGCGAGGAAGAGGAAGAGAGAATCGGCTCGCTGGCCGGTATTCCCGTGCTCGGCCTGGACGCGCTCGCCTCGGCGGCATACGGCCCCGAGGCCGCGCTCACCGTGCTGCTCGTGCTGGGCACGGGCGGCCTCCGGTACATCGTCCCGCTGATGCTCGTCATCGTGGCGGTGCTGCTCATCGTGCAGTTCTCCTATCGGCAGACGATCGCCGCCTACCCGGATGGAGGGGGTTCCTACTCGGTGGCACGGGAGAACCTGGGGAGGAAGTCGGCGATGCTGGCGGCGGCGGCCCTGGCGCTCGACTACATTCTCAACGTCGCGGTGGCCATCTCCGCGGGAGTGGGAGCGCTGGTGTCCGCGGTGCCCGCCTTGTTCCCCCACATGCTATTGCTCTGTCTGGCGTTGCTTGCCTTGTTGACGCTGGTGAACTTGCGAGGCGTCCGCACCACGGGACTCATCTTCATGTCCCCCACGTACCTCTTCGTGGGTTGCCTGGGGGTCACCCTCCTGGTGGGCATGGTGAAGGTGTTGGGCGCGCACGGCAGCCCACAGCCCGTGGTGCAACCATCCCCTCTGCCGGCTGGCATCTCCTCCGCCAGCCTCTGGCTGCTGGCACATGCCTTCGCCAGCGGCTGTACCGCCATGACGGGGGTGGAAGCGGTCAGCAACGGCATCCCCATCTTCCGTGAGCCACGCACGCACCGCGCTCAGCGGACGCTGGCCGCCATCGTCGGCATCCTGGTGGCGCTGCTGGGCGGGGTGGCCCTCCTGTCCCACGCCTACGGCATCGGCGCGACCCCCCCAGGCCAGGAGGGCTATCAGAGCGTCCTGTCCCAGCTCATCGCCGCCGTGGCCGGACGCGGCGCCTTCTACTACGTCGGCATCGCCGCCATCGTCTCCGTGCTGTGCCTGTCGGCCAACACCAGCTTCGCGGACTTCCCGCGTGTCTGCCGCGTGCTGGCGCTCGACGGCTATCTCCCCGCGGCCTTCGCCCACGCTGGGCGGCGGATGGTGTACTCCACGGGGATCATCATCCTGTCGCTGCTGTCCGGCGCGCTGCTCGTGGTCTTCGGGGGAGTGACGGACCACCTCATCCCGCTGTTCGCCGTGGGCGCCTTGTCGGCCTTCACCCTCTCACAGACAGGCATGGTGCTGCATTGGCGGCGTGTGGGCGGAGAGCGGGCGCGGCGCTTCATCTGGGTGAATGGGGTGGGGGCCGTCACGACCGGCGTCACGCTGTGCGTGGTGGCGGTGGCCAAGTTCACCGAGGGCGCCTGGCTCACCCTTGTCTTCATCCCCCTGGCCTACTTGCTGTTCCGCGCCACGCACGCCCACTACACCCGCGTGGAGCGGGTCACCGCCGCCAACCGGCCGATGGAGGTGGGCCCCCTCTCCCCACCCGTGGTGGTGGTTCCCATGAAGCGCCTGGATCAGGTGACCGAGAAGGGCCTGCGCTTCGCGCTGACCATCTCTCCCGAGGTCCACGCGGTCCAGGTCCGCGCCCACCCGCGGGAGTGTGGTGACCTCGCCGCCCGGTGGAAGAGCCATGTGGAGGAGCCGCTACGGAGCGCGGGCCTGCCGATGCCCAGGCTCGTCGTGCTCGACTCCACGTACCGGCAACTGGTGGATCCACTCCTCGGCTACGTCCGCGAGTTGTCCGCTGCTCACCCGGAGAGCTTCATCGCGGTCATCGTCCCAGAGCTCATCGAGCGGCGCTGGTACCACTTCCTTCTCCACAGCCACACGGCCACGCTGCTGAAGATGATGCTCCTGTTCCGGGGAGGGCCGCGGGTCGTGGTCATCAATGCGCCCTGGTACCTGAGGGAGCGTCGGCGCTCCGCGGCGTCCACATCGATGCCACCGCGAAGAAGCGTGAGTTCCCGCCCGAGCCCGTCGTGA
- a CDS encoding neutral/alkaline ceramidase, giving the protein MSGVTAQSGGNVFLIGSGIYDITGPAGEITMMGFAVSEQKTAGIHMRLRSRAFVIGDGTRRVVFVSADLGQLFQSVKLKVSEKIAANAELAQYYNTKNVLLSATHTHSGPGGYSGYFLYDATVNGFVKQNFDAIVEGIYQSILRAHNNVKPGRILVNEGTLEGVGGNRAVEAYNNNPAAERARYEGITDKTMTLLKLVGLDGEEIGMVNWYAVHPDSIGPGNKLISGDNKGWASYLFEKDKGADYLASKTFVAAFAQSNAGDVTPNIGFGQAPPDLTFEKNKSLENATLKQYNKAKELYNGATRELTGSVDFRHEWVDMRTLYVASAGTTTCAAGMGASFSAGSPYDNPSPSPLFPNGTTVDSVQWSEGAGKAALFQLLGGVFAFAWPATSDAAYKQCHAEKPVLIPTGVAGLNINGPTMTPQIMPLQVLKIGNLAIVAVPTEVTTMAGRRLEDTVKTELASVGVDTAVIAGLSNSYASYLATREEYALQWYEGACTQFGPNELAAFQQEYARLSRAIVSGADVAAGPTPEDVTDQTVDLTPKVVLDDKPLDKDFGSVITQPAASYARGSLVTVQYWGGHPNNNLQTQGSFLAVEKLVNGAWVAIAWDWDPETTYRWERSGISYSKITITWDTKNAAAGTYRIRHKGHWKSGWTGQISPYEGVSASFTVL; this is encoded by the coding sequence ATGAGCGGAGTGACCGCCCAATCCGGTGGCAACGTCTTCCTCATCGGCAGCGGCATCTATGACATCACCGGCCCGGCCGGAGAAATCACGATGATGGGATTCGCCGTCTCGGAGCAGAAAACCGCCGGCATCCACATGAGGCTGCGGTCACGCGCTTTCGTCATTGGCGACGGTACCAGGCGGGTCGTCTTCGTCAGCGCGGACCTGGGCCAGCTCTTCCAGAGCGTGAAACTGAAAGTGAGTGAGAAGATCGCGGCCAATGCCGAACTCGCGCAGTATTACAACACGAAAAACGTCCTCCTGTCGGCGACGCATACCCACAGCGGCCCCGGGGGATATTCGGGGTATTTCCTGTATGACGCGACCGTCAACGGGTTCGTGAAACAGAATTTCGACGCCATCGTGGAGGGCATCTACCAGTCCATCCTGCGCGCCCACAACAACGTGAAGCCCGGGAGGATCCTCGTCAACGAAGGAACGCTCGAGGGCGTCGGCGGCAACCGCGCGGTGGAAGCCTACAACAACAACCCCGCGGCGGAGCGGGCCCGGTATGAAGGCATCACGGACAAGACCATGACACTCCTGAAGCTCGTCGGCCTCGATGGCGAGGAGATCGGCATGGTGAACTGGTACGCGGTGCACCCGGACAGCATCGGCCCCGGGAACAAGTTGATCAGCGGCGACAACAAGGGCTGGGCGTCGTACCTCTTCGAGAAGGACAAGGGGGCGGACTACCTGGCGTCCAAGACGTTCGTGGCCGCGTTCGCGCAGTCCAACGCCGGCGATGTGACGCCGAACATCGGGTTCGGCCAGGCCCCCCCCGATTTGACGTTCGAGAAGAACAAGAGCCTGGAGAACGCCACCCTCAAGCAATACAACAAGGCGAAAGAGCTTTATAACGGCGCGACGCGGGAGCTGACCGGCTCGGTGGATTTCCGCCACGAGTGGGTGGACATGCGGACGCTCTACGTTGCTTCCGCGGGAACCACGACCTGCGCGGCCGGCATGGGGGCCTCCTTCTCGGCTGGCAGTCCGTATGACAATCCGAGCCCCTCGCCGCTCTTCCCGAACGGGACCACGGTGGACAGCGTGCAGTGGAGCGAGGGCGCCGGCAAGGCGGCGCTCTTCCAACTCCTGGGTGGAGTCTTCGCCTTCGCGTGGCCGGCGACCTCCGACGCGGCGTACAAGCAGTGCCATGCGGAAAAACCGGTGCTGATACCGACCGGCGTGGCGGGCCTCAACATCAACGGTCCGACCATGACCCCGCAGATCATGCCCCTCCAGGTCTTGAAAATAGGCAACCTGGCCATCGTCGCCGTCCCCACCGAGGTGACCACCATGGCGGGCCGCCGCCTGGAGGACACGGTGAAGACGGAGCTGGCGAGCGTCGGCGTCGACACGGCGGTCATCGCCGGGCTCTCCAACTCGTATGCGTCCTACCTGGCCACCCGGGAGGAGTACGCCCTGCAGTGGTATGAGGGAGCCTGCACGCAGTTCGGCCCGAACGAGCTGGCCGCCTTCCAGCAGGAATATGCCAGGCTCAGCAGGGCCATCGTCAGTGGCGCCGACGTCGCGGCCGGCCCCACGCCCGAGGACGTGACGGACCAGACGGTCGATCTGACCCCGAAGGTGGTGCTGGACGACAAGCCGCTCGACAAGGACTTCGGGAGCGTGATCACTCAGCCAGCCGCGAGCTATGCGCGGGGAAGCCTGGTGACCGTGCAGTACTGGGGCGGACATCCGAACAACAATCTCCAGACGCAGGGCTCGTTCCTGGCGGTCGAAAAACTGGTGAACGGCGCATGGGTCGCGATCGCGTGGGACTGGGACCCGGAAACGACCTACCGGTGGGAACGGAGCGGCATCTCATATTCCAAGATAACGATTACCTGGGACACGAAGAACGCCGCGGCCGGAACCTACCGCATCCGCCACAAGGGCCACTGGAAGTCTGGATGGACCGGGCAGATAAGCCCCTATGAAGGGGTTTCAGCGTCATTCACGGTGCTGTAG
- a CDS encoding GrpB family protein, producing MGRRDHASQPTTEQELREVTIGAPTEVNGRILLVDYDPRWPVLFEREAAKIRAALGERALMIEHAGSTSVPGLVAKPILDIIVAVADSGDEAAYVPALEAAGYQLRIREPEWEQHRLLIGTQPDVNMHVFSSGAREITLMLTMRDWLRSNEADRELYAATKRELASRTWKYVQHYADAKTTVISGILARAEAARAIPTPTRGMQ from the coding sequence ATGGGCCGTCGAGACCACGCCAGTCAACCCACGACGGAACAGGAACTGCGTGAAGTGACCATCGGTGCACCCACCGAGGTCAACGGCCGGATCCTGCTCGTCGACTACGATCCGCGATGGCCGGTCCTGTTCGAGCGTGAGGCCGCGAAGATTCGCGCGGCACTGGGTGAGCGGGCGCTCATGATCGAGCACGCCGGGTCGACGTCGGTACCGGGGCTGGTGGCAAAACCCATCCTCGACATCATCGTCGCCGTGGCGGATTCCGGAGACGAGGCGGCCTACGTTCCCGCGCTGGAGGCGGCTGGCTACCAGCTTCGAATCCGCGAACCAGAATGGGAGCAGCACCGCCTGCTGATAGGAACCCAGCCCGACGTGAACATGCATGTCTTCAGCAGCGGTGCGCGGGAGATCACCCTCATGCTGACGATGCGGGACTGGTTGCGCTCGAACGAAGCCGATCGTGAGCTCTACGCCGCCACCAAGCGGGAGCTGGCGTCTCGTACCTGGAAGTACGTGCAGCACTATGCCGATGCCAAGACAACGGTGATCTCCGGGATCCTGGCTCGGGCCGAGGCGGCTCGCGCCATCCCGACCCCGACTCGAGGAATGCAATGA
- a CDS encoding di-heme oxidoredictase family protein, whose product MKNRASSAGREKTLTQPPPATALPALFAALLSLTACGGAADSKTSEAPSQPGPTSAAPSAAAPEATPVPVPMPGLGATDYVPLYAAGTPVFEQIQYTEADGTLVTLAGFRPTNRHARERGEPWFEPDVGPGNYFTFPTWYFQNRTFGLMIRDQVPAGRSRIEISLRVNDGTFINTGLSAFRRDDPDVRDYGWKMNVGFQNPTEGGKNTCHATSAREDCMVVITDNWRAPKPGTPFKVGDVIELAPAPFLPHTADNKAIIDGGGSRYYSFENLYQVGVGMRAWYGVAPILDSVPLPDSTLLGGEASVSYNYSEEPHRVFQQLANNIGIANTRRFVEGRRLFHTSFVDGKHSESPDINPAFTQHANQLGPRYNNIRCISCHALNGRSAAPTPGATLDTMTIETAAASSTAGNTPDPTYGINVQQRAQAVGAPDYSVSVKSYETSVRTLPDGETVELQKPVYAFKGPVPAYYSVRQAPQVIGMGLLEAVDESTLLALADPNDANGDGVKGVPNWTINPETGKRHLGRFGWKAGKASVRHQSGAAFLKDLGVTSPVYKSLDCQKGVAHCNASTAATAISETEIERISSYLSLLGVPAQRGLRSGYPEGMRVSPEHDVNPEQISRGATLFAQARCGTCHTPQMKTGTNHPFAELRDQTIRPYTDLLLHDMGPELADTLTEGQAGPGMWRTQPLWGIGSLKYVQGGAQNVRYLHDGRARTLMEAIAWHGGEATNSRDKFEALSKAERTAVLAFLESL is encoded by the coding sequence ATGAAGAACCGGGCATCATCCGCCGGGCGAGAGAAGACTCTCACCCAGCCACCTCCGGCCACCGCCCTGCCCGCGTTGTTCGCGGCCCTGCTGTCCCTCACCGCGTGCGGTGGCGCCGCGGACTCGAAGACCAGCGAAGCCCCGTCGCAGCCAGGCCCCACGTCCGCGGCACCGTCGGCGGCCGCGCCGGAGGCCACTCCCGTGCCCGTGCCCATGCCCGGGCTGGGAGCAACGGACTATGTCCCGCTCTACGCCGCCGGCACACCGGTGTTCGAGCAGATCCAATACACCGAGGCCGATGGAACCCTGGTCACCCTGGCCGGCTTCCGTCCGACCAACCGGCATGCCCGCGAGCGAGGCGAGCCCTGGTTCGAGCCTGATGTCGGCCCAGGCAACTACTTCACCTTCCCGACGTGGTATTTCCAGAACCGGACCTTCGGTCTCATGATCCGTGACCAGGTCCCGGCCGGTCGTTCGCGCATCGAGATCTCCCTGCGCGTGAACGATGGAACCTTCATCAACACGGGACTCAGCGCGTTCCGCCGCGATGATCCCGACGTCCGGGATTACGGCTGGAAGATGAACGTCGGCTTCCAGAATCCCACGGAGGGAGGCAAGAACACCTGCCACGCGACCTCGGCGCGGGAAGACTGCATGGTCGTGATCACCGACAACTGGCGCGCCCCCAAGCCCGGCACCCCGTTCAAGGTGGGCGACGTGATCGAGCTGGCTCCCGCGCCGTTCCTCCCGCATACGGCCGACAACAAGGCCATCATCGATGGCGGAGGCAGCCGCTACTATTCCTTCGAGAACCTGTACCAGGTGGGCGTGGGCATGCGCGCGTGGTATGGCGTTGCCCCCATCCTCGACTCCGTTCCCCTGCCCGACAGCACCCTGCTGGGTGGCGAGGCCAGCGTCTCCTACAACTATTCCGAGGAGCCGCACCGGGTGTTCCAGCAGCTCGCCAACAACATCGGCATCGCCAATACCAGGCGCTTCGTCGAGGGGCGGCGGCTGTTCCACACCTCGTTCGTCGACGGGAAGCACTCCGAGAGCCCGGACATCAACCCCGCGTTCACCCAGCACGCCAATCAGCTCGGGCCTCGTTACAACAACATCCGGTGCATTTCGTGCCACGCGCTCAACGGGCGCAGCGCGGCTCCCACGCCAGGCGCCACGCTGGACACCATGACCATCGAGACCGCCGCGGCGAGCTCCACCGCGGGGAACACTCCGGATCCCACCTACGGCATCAACGTGCAGCAGCGGGCCCAGGCCGTGGGCGCACCCGACTACTCGGTCTCCGTGAAGTCGTATGAGACGAGCGTGCGCACCCTGCCCGATGGCGAGACGGTCGAGTTGCAGAAGCCCGTCTACGCATTCAAGGGGCCCGTGCCCGCGTACTACTCCGTGCGGCAGGCGCCCCAGGTCATCGGCATGGGCCTGCTCGAGGCCGTGGACGAGTCGACGCTCCTGGCCCTGGCCGACCCGAACGATGCGAACGGCGATGGCGTGAAGGGCGTGCCCAACTGGACCATCAACCCGGAGACTGGCAAGCGGCATCTCGGCCGGTTTGGCTGGAAGGCGGGCAAGGCCAGCGTGCGCCATCAGTCGGGCGCCGCGTTCCTCAAGGACCTGGGTGTCACCTCGCCCGTCTACAAGTCGCTCGACTGCCAGAAGGGTGTGGCCCATTGCAACGCGTCGACCGCGGCGACGGCCATCTCCGAGACGGAGATCGAGCGGATCTCCTCCTACCTGTCGCTGCTCGGAGTCCCGGCCCAGCGCGGCCTGCGCAGCGGCTATCCCGAGGGGATGCGCGTCTCGCCCGAGCATGACGTGAACCCCGAGCAGATCAGCCGCGGCGCCACCTTGTTCGCCCAGGCTCGGTGTGGGACCTGCCACACGCCCCAGATGAAGACCGGCACGAACCATCCGTTCGCCGAGCTGCGCGACCAGACCATTCGCCCGTACACCGATCTGCTGCTCCACGACATGGGGCCGGAGCTGGCCGATACGCTCACCGAAGGCCAGGCCGGGCCGGGCATGTGGCGCACCCAGCCGCTCTGGGGCATCGGCTCGCTCAAGTACGTCCAGGGAGGCGCGCAGAACGTGCGCTACCTGCATGATGGGCGCGCGCGCACGCTGATGGAGGCCATCGCCTGGCACGGCGGCGAGGCGACCAACAGCCGCGACAAGTTCGAGGCGCTGAGCAAGGCCGAGCGGACCGCGGTGCTGGCGTTCCTGGAGTCGCTCTGA
- a CDS encoding 2OG-Fe(II) oxygenase, whose product MTDFIEVHDDVLPAGLCQDIIKRFEQSPHKHRGQTGGGVDLSKKDSYDLLLNAHPEYQELLRVLLDRAFPPLRRYLTRYLYALVGAVSLSMKNPQTGQLMTITRENFSQLQGQALDQLVGTIYRYGNLQVQKYLQGSGGYPHWHSEIFPKDASCEPLHRVLAFQFYLNDVSDGGETEFFYQEKKVQAKAGRMLIFPAGFTHTHRGNVPRSGDKYIITSWVLFHRAETLYGGGPPV is encoded by the coding sequence ATGACCGATTTCATCGAAGTCCACGACGACGTCCTTCCTGCCGGGTTATGTCAGGACATCATCAAGCGCTTCGAGCAGAGTCCGCACAAGCATCGAGGCCAGACAGGGGGCGGCGTCGACCTGAGCAAGAAGGACAGCTACGATCTCCTGCTCAACGCCCATCCCGAATACCAGGAGTTGCTCCGCGTCCTCCTGGATCGCGCCTTCCCTCCGCTCAGGAGATACCTGACCAGATACCTGTATGCCTTGGTGGGCGCCGTTTCGCTGTCGATGAAGAATCCCCAGACGGGCCAGTTGATGACAATCACCCGGGAGAACTTCTCCCAGCTCCAGGGCCAGGCCCTCGACCAGCTCGTCGGCACGATCTATCGCTACGGCAACCTCCAGGTGCAGAAGTACCTCCAGGGCTCCGGGGGCTATCCGCACTGGCACTCGGAGATCTTTCCCAAGGACGCGAGCTGCGAACCCCTGCACCGAGTGCTCGCGTTCCAGTTCTACCTGAACGACGTGAGCGACGGCGGCGAGACCGAGTTCTTCTACCAGGAGAAGAAGGTCCAGGCGAAGGCCGGCCGGATGCTCATCTTCCCCGCGGGATTCACCCACACCCACCGGGGCAACGTCCCGCGGTCGGGTGACAAATACATCATCACGTCCTGGGTGCTGTTCCACCGCGCCGAGACGCTGTACGGCGGCGGGCCCCCGGTGTAA
- a CDS encoding S8 family peptidase, with the protein MRAMRNVLFLGSVLSLAACGGNELDMVAGQEELGQSVAPLHQAAPGLRVDGDYIVKLKDGAEARSVAAILGVSPNLVYSQAVNGFSVTLNETQLRALRHNPNIEYVEEDQFVSSTATQTGATWGLDRIDQTSSTLNSSYTYTSTGAGVHAYIIDTGILTSHSNFGGRATAVYDALGGNGQDCNGHGTHVAGTVGSTTYGVAKGVSLHGVRVLDCNGSGTNSGVIAGIDYVRTKHIKPAVANMSLGGGYSATVNTAVTNLSNAGVFVAVAAGNDNANACNYSPASAPVVTTVAATTKTTARASYSNYGSCVDIYAPGSSITSTWSNGSTNSLSGTSMASPHVAGVAALYKAAYGDASQATIDAWLKNNATNNAVTSNVSGTPNKLLNKGSL; encoded by the coding sequence ATGCGCGCGATGCGTAATGTGCTGTTCCTTGGTTCTGTGCTGTCCCTGGCGGCTTGCGGTGGTAACGAACTGGACATGGTGGCCGGGCAAGAGGAGCTCGGTCAAAGCGTGGCACCGCTGCATCAGGCCGCTCCGGGCCTGCGTGTCGATGGCGACTACATCGTGAAGCTGAAGGATGGGGCGGAGGCTCGCTCGGTGGCGGCCATCCTGGGCGTCTCGCCGAACCTGGTGTACTCGCAGGCCGTCAACGGCTTCTCGGTGACGCTGAACGAGACCCAGCTGCGCGCCCTGCGCCACAATCCCAACATCGAGTATGTCGAGGAGGACCAGTTCGTCTCGTCGACCGCCACCCAGACGGGCGCCACCTGGGGCCTGGACCGCATCGACCAGACATCCAGCACGCTCAACAGCTCCTACACGTACACCAGCACGGGCGCCGGCGTGCACGCGTACATCATCGACACGGGCATCCTGACGAGCCACTCGAACTTCGGTGGCCGCGCCACCGCCGTGTATGACGCGCTGGGTGGCAATGGCCAGGACTGCAACGGTCACGGCACCCACGTGGCCGGCACGGTGGGCAGCACCACCTACGGCGTGGCCAAGGGCGTCTCCCTGCACGGCGTGCGCGTTCTGGACTGCAACGGGTCCGGCACCAACTCGGGGGTCATCGCCGGCATCGACTACGTACGCACCAAGCACATCAAGCCGGCCGTGGCCAACATGAGCCTGGGCGGTGGCTACTCCGCCACCGTCAACACGGCGGTGACCAACCTGTCCAATGCCGGCGTGTTCGTCGCCGTGGCCGCGGGCAATGACAACGCCAACGCCTGCAACTACTCGCCGGCCAGCGCCCCGGTCGTCACCACGGTGGCCGCCACCACCAAGACCACCGCCCGCGCCTCGTACTCCAACTACGGTAGCTGCGTGGACATCTACGCCCCGGGCTCCAGCATCACCTCGACCTGGTCCAACGGCAGCACCAACTCCCTCAGCGGCACCTCCATGGCCTCTCCGCACGTGGCCGGCGTGGCCGCGCTCTACAAGGCCGCCTACGGCGACGCCTCCCAGGCCACCATCGACGCGTGGCTGAAGAACAACGCCACCAACAACGCCGTCACCAGCAACGTCTCCGGCACGCCCAACAAGCTGCTCAACAAGGGCTCGCTGTAA
- a CDS encoding DUF3703 domain-containing protein, whose product MPMESKLRAAFEAELRQAVEAERGGALPRAWRHLERAHILSQAYAGPHVRVHCLMFAFGWRRGDVRELLGQLARILVAGPGSWLGRAPLGNTGGANVGILTPMPIPEDLRVLLEGVDKERE is encoded by the coding sequence ATGCCGATGGAGTCGAAGCTGCGTGCCGCGTTCGAGGCCGAGTTGCGTCAGGCGGTCGAGGCGGAGCGGGGAGGGGCGTTGCCGCGTGCCTGGCGTCACCTGGAACGGGCCCACATCTTGAGCCAGGCGTATGCCGGGCCCCATGTCCGGGTGCATTGCCTCATGTTCGCCTTCGGGTGGCGGCGCGGAGATGTGCGCGAGCTGCTCGGACAGCTCGCGAGAATCCTGGTGGCCGGGCCCGGCTCGTGGCTGGGCCGGGCACCCCTCGGCAACACGGGGGGCGCCAACGTGGGCATTCTCACCCCCATGCCCATTCCCGAGGACCTGCGCGTTCTTCTCGAGGGCGTCGATAAAGAACGCGAGTGA